The following coding sequences lie in one Lolium perenne isolate Kyuss_39 chromosome 2, Kyuss_2.0, whole genome shotgun sequence genomic window:
- the LOC127333384 gene encoding uncharacterized protein has protein sequence MEAKTDLDISRKPERPPSKFPTDGSSIDFGTFDKHGFIYVPPVIGEQCQSAPVTEDSAAATQASSLQESDSSNKIAPPGDASPGKGDTPDPGESVGDVMADKLTERKLDVDSPEIITGGFHRAKLMDNLRCLAEINKMSNGIRRKKRKTSGGQAI, from the exons ATGGAGGCCAAAACAGATCTTG ACATTAGCCGGAAGCCGGAGCGGCCGCCGTCCAAATTCCCCACGGATGGCTCCTCAATTGACTTTGGGACATTTGATAAGCACGGCTTCATCTACGTTCCACCCGTCATTGGGGAACAGTGTCAGTCTGCACCTGTCACGGAGGATTCTGCTGCTGCAACACAAGCGTCCTCGCTGCAAGAGAGCGACTCCTCCAACAAAATTGCGCCGCCAGGGGATGCGTCACCAGGGAAAGGTGATACGCCGGACCCTGGTGAATCTGTTGGAGATGTCATGGCTGATAAGTTGACAGAGCGCAAGTTGGATGTTGATTCACCAGAAATCATTACAGGGGGTTTCCACAGAGCCAAGCTGATGGACAATTTGAGGTGCCTTGCGGAGATTAACAAAATGTCAAACGGGattaggaggaagaagaggaaaacaaGTGGTGGACAAGCTATATAG
- the LOC127328749 gene encoding uncharacterized protein → MLEPGHTTFHGIVPGLSCSPMGKIQVDVLFGGRDNFRVENILFEVVDLDGPYHALLGRSALAEFIASTHVAYLKMKMLAPSEVLTVVGNYKISLETVLAGSCLAESLFIADEKRRIQMAVALAQSAQLGLTGMSNPLGATAFKPPKETKDIVLDPEYPECIVRISAGLSEK, encoded by the coding sequence ATGCTGGAGCCGGGCCACACGACATTTCACGGCATTGTTCCTGGCTTGTCGTGCTCACCAATGGGCAAGATCCAAGTTGATGTCCTATTTGGCGGCCGGGATAACTTCCGGGTTGAGAACATCCTGTTCGAAGTGGTTGATCTCGACGGCCCTTACCATGCCTTGCTCGGGAGATCGGCATTGGCGGAGTTTATAGCCTCAACTCATGTGGCCTATCTGAAGATGAAGATGCTGGCACCCAGTGAAGTCTTAACTGTGGTGGGCAACTACAAGATTTCTCTGGAAACCGTTTTAGCCGGATCCTGCTTGGCCGAGTCACTGTTCATTGCGGACGAGAAGAGAAGAATCCAGATGGCTGTTGCGCTGGCACAATCGGCACAACTCGGTCTGACCGGGATGAGCAACCCGCTCGGTGCAACGGCGTTCAAGCCACCAAAGGAGACAAAGGACATTGTCCTGGACCCAGAATACCCGGAGTGCATCGTTCGCATCAGTGCCGGATTGAGCGAGaaatag